The genomic segment AACGGGCTGCTCGACGTGGGCTGCACCGACGCCAAGGAGTGCACCCTCACCGCCTGGGAACCGCGCGGCACCGCGCCGCTCTGGTCGGCGTTCCTGCCCGGGGTGCGGGCCGGGCTGTTCGCCGACAACCCGGACGTGCCGGGCACCCGCCGGCTCACCACCGAGCAGGTCGACCCGGCCGCCGTCGGCCCGGAGCGGATGCCCCCGCTGATCGGCTTCCCCATCGACGGCAAGGTGCACATCGTGGACACCGCCACCGGCCGGGTGGTCCAGGAGGTCGAGCCCGACCACGACGACCGGCTGGTGGTGATCGGCGGCCGGATGCTCACCGTCGAGGCCACCTCCGCCGACGGCACCTGCTACTTCGACCTCTCCGGCCGGGACCCGGCCAGCGGCCAGCAGGTCTGGAGCCGGTCCGGGATCAACCTGCGCACCGCCGACGGCGCCGGCTGCGTGCAGCGCGAGGACCCGCAGGGCGGCCAGCACGTCGTCGTCGGCGTCACCCCCGACGCCCGGGAGGCAATCCTCGACGTGTACGACGGCCGGGTGCTCTGGACCGGTGCCGACGACGAACGGCTGCTCGCCGTGGACGACCGGTACGCGCTGTCCCGGTCCCCCGACAAGAAGGCGGTCTCCGGCTACGAACTCGCCGTCGACAAGGCCCGCTGGAGCCGGCCGGTGCACCCCGACGGCGGCGCGGCGCTGACCCGCTACGCGGCGGTGATCGTGGACCGCGAGCCGGGCCGGATCATCGCCCTCGACCCGCTCACCGGCCGGGAGCTGGTGGTGCTGCGCTCGGCGGCGGAGGTGCTCGCCGTCGGCCCGGCCGGCATGATCATCGGCGATGGCCGGGACATCGGCTATGTCGCGTTCACCGGCGCCGTCGGCAATCCGGCCCCGCCCGGCCCGGCCGGCCCGGCGCCCGACGACGGCGACATCGGCCCGACCTGCGGCGGACCCAAGCAGCCGAGCTGCGGCTGACCGGCGCGGCGCGGCGCGGTCCCGGGGCTGGAGCGGCGGGCGCGCTGGGGTCGTCGGGCGCGCGCTGGGTCGTCGGGCGTGGTGCGGGTGGGCCGGGAGGGACGGTTGCGCCGGTCCGGAACCCCTGGCCTAGGCTTGCCGGTCATGAGCAGTGTCGCGCCGTTCACCTATGCCCCGCTGTTGCCCGTCGGCGCCGACACGACGGAATATCGCCTGGTCAGCGACGAGGGCGTGGACGTGGTCAATGGGCCGGGCAAGCGCCGGTTCCTCACCGTGG from the Solwaraspora sp. WMMD1047 genome contains:
- a CDS encoding PQQ-binding-like beta-propeller repeat protein — translated: MAKGSAGGPCVKCYLALALVAVVVLALTGVWNPFPGVWEWVNRSRPLSEPDVVWQQRVGGTPKSVTIAGDTVIVEHRTRVEALSLATGSKLWERKVDWSAVAGDAADPVVAVGKLLTKGYELLDPKTGAVRRKDTSAVGVWTYHNGLLDVGCTDAKECTLTAWEPRGTAPLWSAFLPGVRAGLFADNPDVPGTRRLTTEQVDPAAVGPERMPPLIGFPIDGKVHIVDTATGRVVQEVEPDHDDRLVVIGGRMLTVEATSADGTCYFDLSGRDPASGQQVWSRSGINLRTADGAGCVQREDPQGGQHVVVGVTPDAREAILDVYDGRVLWTGADDERLLAVDDRYALSRSPDKKAVSGYELAVDKARWSRPVHPDGGAALTRYAAVIVDREPGRIIALDPLTGRELVVLRSAAEVLAVGPAGMIIGDGRDIGYVAFTGAVGNPAPPGPAGPAPDDGDIGPTCGGPKQPSCG